A section of the Pseudomonas sp. Q1-7 genome encodes:
- a CDS encoding thermostable hemolysin, whose product MNNAEWNALFPFRFGRKSQQHSLSLLEEGDNGRVQAEDFVHRRFLSAHGADIRQFMPELLSMRNYHGALGAVAGIRLAETGPLFLEQYLDAPAESLISTLAVRPVARERVVEVGNLASINAGNARLIIVAVTWLLHLRGLEWVVFTGASSLINSFRRLGLEPLRLGDADPGRLGDAQEHWGSYYEQKPQVFTGSIHYGFEQLKRNGIGARLGLLTSGKAAHHAA is encoded by the coding sequence ATGAACAACGCCGAGTGGAACGCCCTGTTCCCATTCCGATTCGGTCGGAAATCGCAGCAACACTCGCTATCCCTGCTGGAGGAAGGTGACAACGGTCGCGTCCAGGCGGAGGACTTCGTCCACCGCCGCTTCCTCAGCGCCCACGGCGCCGATATCCGCCAATTCATGCCGGAGCTGTTGAGCATGCGCAATTACCATGGCGCCCTCGGTGCGGTGGCCGGCATTCGCCTGGCCGAGACGGGACCGCTATTCCTCGAACAGTATCTGGACGCCCCGGCTGAATCCCTGATCTCGACCCTGGCCGTCCGCCCCGTGGCGCGCGAGCGCGTGGTGGAAGTGGGCAACCTGGCCTCGATCAATGCCGGCAATGCGCGCCTGATCATCGTCGCCGTCACCTGGCTGCTGCACCTGCGTGGCCTGGAATGGGTGGTATTCACCGGTGCGTCGAGCCTGATCAACAGTTTCCGTCGCCTGGGCCTGGAGCCCCTGCGCCTGGGCGACGCCGACCCCGGCCGCCTGGGAGACGCCCAAGAGCATTGGGGCAGCTACTACGAACAGAAACCCCAGGTGTTCACCGGCAGCATCCACTACGGTTTCGAGCAACTGAAGCGCAACGGCATCGGCGC
- a CDS encoding LysR family transcriptional regulator, whose product MELRHLRYFIAVAEELHFGRAAEQLGISQPPLSQQIQALEEEVGARLLERTNRRVELTEAGRRFLDEARQVLLQVDRAVQLARRAHRGELGELKVGFTSSAPFTSTIPRSIHAFRQAYPDVHLELTEGSSAETVKALLEDNVQVGVIRPMSLPDTLLAVELFSEPLVAVLRADHPLAAGSEDGLALAALAEEPFVFFPRTFGTGLYNQLLTLTREAGYTPRIAQEASEAMTIIGLVSAGLGVSVLPASFRRTRVDGVVYRTLLDPGATSAVWLVRRHEERSPPALAFIDLVTREAATIRERRP is encoded by the coding sequence ATGGAACTGAGACATCTGCGCTACTTCATCGCCGTGGCCGAGGAGCTGCATTTCGGCCGTGCGGCCGAGCAACTGGGCATTTCGCAGCCACCGCTGAGCCAGCAGATCCAGGCGCTGGAGGAAGAGGTCGGCGCCCGCCTGCTGGAACGCACCAACCGCCGGGTGGAGCTGACCGAGGCCGGCCGCCGCTTCCTTGACGAAGCCCGCCAGGTCCTGCTCCAGGTGGACAGGGCGGTGCAACTGGCGCGCCGCGCCCACCGGGGCGAATTGGGCGAGCTGAAGGTGGGGTTCACCTCGTCCGCGCCCTTCACCTCCACCATTCCGCGTAGCATCCATGCCTTCCGTCAGGCCTACCCGGACGTGCACCTGGAACTCACCGAAGGCAGCAGTGCGGAAACGGTCAAGGCGCTGCTGGAGGACAACGTGCAGGTCGGGGTGATCCGCCCCATGAGCCTGCCGGACACGCTGCTGGCGGTGGAGCTGTTCAGCGAACCCCTGGTGGCCGTGCTGCGCGCCGACCACCCCCTGGCCGCCGGCAGCGAGGACGGCCTCGCCCTCGCGGCGCTGGCCGAGGAACCCTTCGTGTTCTTCCCGCGCACCTTCGGCACCGGCCTCTACAACCAGTTGCTCACCCTCACCCGCGAGGCCGGCTACACCCCGCGCATCGCCCAGGAAGCCAGCGAGGCCATGACCATCATCGGCCTGGTCTCGGCGGGCCTTGGCGTCTCGGTGCTGCCGGCCTCGTTCCGCCGCACCCGGGTGGACGGCGTGGTCTACCGCACCCTGCTCGACCCCGGCGCCACCAGCGCCGTCTGGCTGGTGCGCCGTCACGAGGAGCGCTCGCCCCCGGCGCTGGCCTTCATCGACCTGGTGACCCGCGAAGCCGCCACCATCCGCGAACGTCGGCCGTAG
- the hppD gene encoding 4-hydroxyphenylpyruvate dioxygenase, translating into MTDIFENPMGLMGFEFIEFASPTPNALEPVFAMMGFTKVATHRSKDVHLYRQGEINLILNNEPKSQAAYFAAEHGPSVCGMAFRVKNAHQAYARALELGAQPIEIPTGPMELRLPAIKGIGGAPLYLIDRFGEGSSIYDIDFEFIEGVDRHPKGAGLKLIDHLTHNVYRGRMAYWADFYEKLFNFREIRYFDIKGEYTGLTSKAMTAPDGMIRIPLNEESSKGSGQIEEFLMQFNGEGIQHVAFFTDDLIKTWDELKQLGMRFMTAPPETYYEMLQGRLPDHGEPEDQLQARGILLDGTTEGGNKRLLLQIFSETLMGPVFFEFIQRKGDDGFGEGNFKALFESIERDQIRRGVLSTE; encoded by the coding sequence ATGACTGATATCTTCGAAAACCCCATGGGCCTGATGGGCTTCGAGTTCATCGAATTCGCGTCCCCCACCCCGAACGCCCTTGAACCCGTCTTCGCCATGATGGGCTTCACCAAGGTCGCGACCCACCGTTCCAAGGACGTTCACCTGTATCGCCAGGGCGAGATCAACCTGATCCTCAACAACGAGCCCAAGAGCCAGGCCGCCTACTTTGCCGCCGAGCATGGTCCGTCCGTGTGCGGCATGGCTTTCCGCGTGAAGAACGCCCACCAGGCCTACGCCCGCGCCCTGGAGCTGGGCGCCCAGCCCATCGAAATCCCCACGGGTCCGATGGAGCTGCGCCTGCCGGCGATCAAGGGCATCGGCGGCGCGCCGCTGTACCTGATCGACCGCTTCGGCGAAGGCTCCTCGATCTACGACATCGACTTCGAGTTCATCGAAGGCGTGGACCGCCACCCGAAGGGCGCCGGCCTGAAGCTGATCGACCACCTGACCCATAACGTCTACCGGGGCCGCATGGCCTACTGGGCGGACTTCTACGAGAAGCTGTTCAACTTCCGCGAAATCCGCTACTTCGACATCAAGGGCGAATACACCGGCCTGACCTCCAAGGCCATGACCGCGCCGGATGGCATGATCCGCATCCCGCTGAACGAGGAGTCGTCCAAGGGCTCGGGCCAGATCGAAGAGTTCCTGATGCAGTTCAACGGCGAAGGCATCCAGCACGTGGCCTTCTTCACCGACGACCTGATCAAGACCTGGGATGAGCTGAAGCAGCTCGGCATGCGCTTCATGACCGCCCCGCCGGAGACTTACTACGAGATGCTCCAGGGCCGCCTGCCGGACCATGGCGAGCCGGAAGACCAGTTGCAGGCGCGCGGCATCCTGCTGGACGGCACCACCGAGGGCGGCAACAAGCGTCTGCTGCTGCAGATCTTCTCGGAAACCCTGATGGGCCCGGTGTTCTTCGAGTTCATCCAGCGCAAGGGCGACGACGGTTTCGGCGAAGGCAACTTCAAGGCGCTGTTCGAATCCATCGAACGCGACCAAATTCGCCGCGGCGTACTGAGCACCGAATAA
- a CDS encoding MFS transporter, translating to MSNPQAVVKNEDEPAFSAAAGAAASELPGAAANDPELPTYISKGTPQFRRTSLALFSGGFATFALLYCIQPMMPVLSGAFSISAAQSSLALSVSTAMLALGLLVTGPLSDAIGRKPVMVVSLLAAALFTLASAAMPTWEGVLLMRALVGLSLSGLAAVAMTYLSEEIHPHHLGLSMGLYIGGNAIGGMSGRLISGVLVDFVSWHAALAVLGGLALLAGLVFWRVLPESRHFRPTPLRPATLLEGYRLHLRDAGMPWLFLTGFLLMGAFVTLFNYIGYRLLAAPYQMSQALVGVLSVVYLSGIYSSAWVGSLADRLGRRKVLWASILLMLGGMVLTLFSPLGVILAGLAVFTFGFFGAHSVASSWIGRRAQHAKGQASSLYLFSYYLGSSLAGTLGGLFWHHFGWHGVGLFTGALLLAAVAVALHLARLPALPGTIVQPAH from the coding sequence GTGAGCAATCCCCAGGCAGTAGTGAAGAACGAAGACGAACCCGCGTTTAGCGCGGCGGCCGGTGCAGCAGCCAGTGAGCTGCCCGGCGCCGCCGCCAACGATCCCGAACTCCCGACCTACATCAGCAAGGGCACGCCGCAGTTCCGCCGCACGTCGCTGGCGCTGTTCTCCGGCGGCTTCGCCACCTTTGCCCTGTTGTACTGCATCCAGCCGATGATGCCGGTGCTGTCCGGGGCCTTTTCCATCTCCGCCGCCCAGAGCAGTCTGGCACTCTCGGTGTCCACCGCCATGCTCGCCCTCGGCCTGCTGGTGACCGGTCCGCTGTCCGACGCCATCGGCCGCAAGCCGGTGATGGTGGTGTCGCTGCTCGCCGCCGCGCTGTTCACCCTGGCCAGCGCCGCCATGCCGACCTGGGAAGGCGTGCTGCTGATGCGCGCCCTGGTGGGCCTGTCGCTGAGCGGCCTGGCGGCCGTGGCCATGACCTACCTGAGTGAGGAAATCCACCCGCACCACCTGGGCCTGTCCATGGGGCTGTACATCGGGGGTAACGCCATCGGCGGCATGAGCGGACGGCTGATCAGCGGCGTGCTGGTGGACTTCGTCTCCTGGCATGCGGCGCTGGCGGTCCTCGGTGGCCTGGCGCTGCTGGCCGGCCTGGTGTTCTGGCGCGTGTTGCCGGAGTCGAGGCACTTCCGCCCGACGCCACTCAGGCCCGCGACCCTGCTGGAAGGCTATCGCCTGCATTTGCGCGATGCCGGCATGCCCTGGCTGTTCCTCACCGGGTTCCTGCTGATGGGGGCCTTCGTCACCCTGTTCAACTACATCGGCTACCGCCTGTTGGCCGCGCCTTACCAGATGAGCCAGGCCCTGGTGGGGGTGCTTTCGGTGGTCTACCTCTCCGGTATCTACAGCTCGGCCTGGGTCGGTTCCCTGGCCGACCGGCTGGGCCGGCGCAAGGTGCTCTGGGCCTCGATCCTGCTGATGCTGGGCGGCATGGTCCTGACCCTGTTCAGCCCGCTGGGAGTGATCCTGGCCGGCCTGGCAGTCTTCACCTTCGGCTTCTTCGGCGCCCATTCGGTGGCCAGCAGCTGGATCGGCCGCCGTGCCCAGCACGCCAAGGGCCAGGCCTCGTCCCTCTACCTGTTCAGCTACTACCTCGGCTCCAGCCTGGCCGGCACCCTCGGCGGCCTGTTCTGGCACCACTTCGGCTGGCACGGTGTCGGCCTGTTCACCGGCGCACTGTTGCTGGCCGCGGTGGCCGTGGCCCTGCACCTGGCACGGCTGCCGGCCCTGCCCGGCACTATCGTCCAGCCGGCGCACTGA
- a CDS encoding carboxymuconolactone decarboxylase family protein, with product MTPASPLNYQQVIPAVIDAMGEVHSHLDALGLPRSLHHLVQLRASQLNQCAFCVKMHTREAREDGETSERLDRLLVWEHCNDFTPREKAALAWTEALTQLDRRTDYAALRIALREHFSEVEIGALTATVAMINLWNRIQISRH from the coding sequence ATGACGCCCGCCAGCCCCCTCAACTACCAGCAGGTCATCCCCGCCGTCATCGATGCGATGGGCGAGGTACACAGCCACCTTGACGCCCTCGGACTCCCGCGCAGCCTGCACCACCTGGTGCAACTGCGCGCCTCGCAGCTCAACCAGTGCGCGTTTTGCGTGAAGATGCACACCCGCGAGGCGCGCGAGGACGGCGAAACCAGCGAACGCCTGGACCGCCTGCTGGTCTGGGAGCATTGCAACGACTTCACCCCGCGCGAGAAGGCAGCCCTGGCCTGGACCGAGGCCCTCACCCAACTCGACCGCCGCACCGACTATGCTGCCCTGCGCATTGCCCTGCGCGAGCATTTCAGTGAGGTAGAGATCGGCGCGCTGACCGCCACCGTGGCGATGATCAACCTCTGGAACCGCATCCAGATTTCGAGGCACTGA
- the sigJ gene encoding RNA polymerase sigma factor SigJ has protein sequence MRETDATAVFQDSRRFLLNLAYRILGSRSDAEDAVQDTFLKWRETDLDSLDNPRAWLTTLCTRHCIDQLRLAHRARVEYVGTWLPEPIHSDTTESPEHGLELAASLSTAFLLLLERLTPRERAAYLLHDIFDLDYPDVARAIGVQEAACRKLVSRARQGLAQDRVRQQPPPERQDRLLEAFHAAIASGATAGLTALLAEDVALAADGGGKVPTLGHVLHGKATVLDFIRGALREYWSDYRWLPADLNGGRGVILACGERIAASVTFAYDGQGRVSNIYIVRNPEKLAGLSLPG, from the coding sequence GTGAGAGAAACCGACGCCACGGCGGTCTTCCAGGACAGCCGCCGCTTCCTGCTCAACCTGGCCTACCGCATCCTCGGCTCGCGCAGCGACGCCGAGGATGCGGTGCAGGACACCTTTCTCAAGTGGCGGGAAACCGACCTCGACAGCCTGGACAACCCACGCGCCTGGCTGACCACCCTGTGCACCCGCCACTGCATCGACCAGTTGCGCCTGGCGCACCGGGCGCGGGTGGAGTACGTCGGCACCTGGCTGCCGGAACCCATCCACAGCGACACCACGGAATCGCCCGAGCACGGGCTGGAACTCGCCGCCTCGCTGTCCACCGCATTCCTCCTGCTGCTGGAACGCCTCACACCACGGGAACGGGCGGCCTACCTGCTGCACGACATCTTCGACCTGGACTACCCGGACGTGGCCCGCGCCATCGGCGTGCAGGAGGCCGCCTGTCGCAAGCTGGTATCCCGCGCCCGCCAGGGCCTGGCCCAAGACCGGGTGCGCCAGCAACCGCCGCCGGAGCGCCAGGATCGACTGCTGGAGGCTTTCCACGCCGCCATCGCCAGCGGCGCCACCGCCGGACTCACCGCACTGCTCGCAGAAGACGTGGCGCTGGCCGCCGACGGCGGCGGCAAGGTGCCGACGCTCGGCCATGTGCTGCACGGCAAGGCCACGGTGCTGGACTTCATCCGCGGCGCCCTGCGCGAATACTGGAGCGACTACCGCTGGCTGCCCGCCGACCTCAACGGCGGACGCGGGGTGATCCTGGCCTGCGGCGAGCGCATCGCGGCCTCGGTCACCTTCGCCTACGACGGGCAGGGCCGGGTCAGCAACATCTACATCGTGCGCAACCCGGAGAAGCTGGCCGGCCTCTCATTGCCGGGGTGA
- the maiA gene encoding maleylacetoacetate isomerase yields MDLYTYYRSTSSYRVRIALALKELEARHLPVNLIQDGGQQHQPAYRAINPQGRVPSLRTDDGQVLIQSPAIIEYLEERYPQPPLLPQDLEARARQRAVAAVIGCDIHPLHNVAVLNRLRGLKVEEAEVMNWIRHWIGEGFNAVEALIGEEGFCFGEPGLADVYLLPQVYAARRFGLDLSHYPKIARVEGLALEHPAFIQAHPDQQADKPA; encoded by the coding sequence ATGGACCTCTATACCTATTACCGCTCCACCTCCTCCTACCGGGTGCGCATCGCCCTGGCGCTGAAGGAGCTGGAAGCCCGGCATCTCCCGGTGAACCTGATCCAGGACGGCGGCCAGCAGCACCAGCCCGCCTACAGGGCGATCAATCCCCAGGGCCGCGTCCCCAGCCTGCGCACAGACGACGGTCAGGTGCTGATCCAGTCGCCCGCGATCATCGAGTACCTCGAAGAACGCTATCCCCAGCCGCCCCTGCTTCCACAAGACCTGGAAGCCCGCGCCCGCCAGCGGGCAGTGGCGGCCGTGATCGGTTGCGACATCCACCCGCTGCACAACGTCGCCGTGCTCAACCGCCTGCGCGGACTGAAGGTGGAGGAAGCGGAGGTGATGAACTGGATTCGCCACTGGATCGGCGAAGGCTTCAACGCAGTCGAAGCCTTGATCGGAGAAGAAGGTTTCTGCTTCGGCGAACCGGGCCTGGCCGACGTCTACCTGCTACCGCAGGTCTACGCCGCCCGCCGTTTCGGGCTGGACCTGTCACACTATCCGAAAATTGCCCGGGTCGAAGGCCTCGCCCTCGAGCATCCGGCCTTCATCCAGGCCCACCCCGACCAGCAAGCCGACAAACCGGCCTGA
- a CDS encoding LTA synthase family protein: MTAQEPLITRQSSFNLDRPTVNSHLAFTLLSACALLLMYSLLRVALLVYNSDQIGDSPVSVFVEAFYNGLRFDLRVVVFACVPLLLSLLSVRAMAARGLHRLWLTGFASLTLFLGISELDFYREFHQRLNSLVFQYLQEDLGTVASMIWNGFPVGRYLIAWALATALLYLMFRGLDLLSRPRLRFAGVQPAVPGTAPWPGRLAVFMICLVVAVVAVRGHLRQGPPLRWGDAFTTDSMFANQLGLNGTLTLVDAAKSSFSSHRDNAWKATLPPDEALASVRQMLLTPNDRLVDAETAAIRRDFTPPAANTLPIRNVVVILMESFAGRWVGALGSKAGITPYFDKLAQEGLLFDRFFSNGTHTHQGMFATMACFPNLPSFEYLMRTPEGAHKFSGLPQLLSARDYNDLYVYNGNFQWDNQSGFFSNQGMTRFIGREDFVNPVFMDKTWGVSDQDMFDRGAAELAKMPTDKPFYALLQTLSNHTPYALPENLPVEKVTGHGAHDEHLTAMRYADWALGRFFDKARQEPYFKDTLFVVVGDHGFGSDKQLTEMDLFRFNVPLLLVGPGVQEKFGSLSHKVATQIDIVPTIMGRLGGDVRHQCWGRDLLNLPADDPGIGVIKPSGSDQTVAIVSSDRILIQPKDFPARLYQYQLGADAKAERIPGDSDPRLQKYLEAFLQTATGSLLNNTAGVTDAKQNQ; this comes from the coding sequence ATGACCGCACAGGAACCCCTGATCACCCGGCAGTCCTCATTCAACCTGGACCGCCCCACCGTCAACAGCCACCTCGCCTTCACCCTGCTCAGCGCGTGCGCGCTGTTGCTGATGTACAGCCTGCTGCGGGTCGCGCTGCTGGTCTACAACAGCGACCAGATCGGCGACAGCCCGGTCTCGGTCTTCGTCGAAGCCTTCTACAACGGCCTGCGCTTCGACCTGCGCGTGGTGGTGTTCGCCTGCGTCCCCCTGCTGCTGTCCCTGCTCAGCGTCCGCGCCATGGCCGCCCGCGGCCTGCACCGGCTCTGGCTGACCGGCTTCGCCAGCCTCACCCTGTTCCTCGGCATCAGCGAGCTGGACTTCTACCGCGAGTTCCACCAGCGCCTGAACAGCCTGGTGTTCCAGTACCTGCAGGAAGACCTGGGCACGGTCGCCAGCATGATCTGGAACGGTTTCCCGGTTGGCCGCTACCTGATCGCCTGGGCCCTGGCCACCGCCCTGCTCTACCTGATGTTCCGCGGCCTGGACCTGCTCAGCCGCCCGCGCCTGCGCTTCGCCGGCGTCCAACCGGCCGTGCCCGGGACCGCCCCCTGGCCTGGCCGCCTGGCGGTCTTCATGATCTGCCTGGTGGTGGCCGTGGTCGCCGTCCGTGGCCATCTGCGCCAGGGTCCGCCGCTGCGCTGGGGCGACGCCTTCACCACCGACTCAATGTTCGCCAACCAGCTCGGCCTGAACGGCACCCTGACCCTGGTGGACGCCGCCAAGAGCAGCTTCTCCTCCCACCGCGACAATGCCTGGAAGGCCACCCTGCCCCCGGACGAAGCCCTGGCCAGCGTGCGCCAGATGCTGCTCACCCCCAACGACAGGCTGGTGGACGCCGAGACCGCCGCCATCCGTCGCGACTTCACCCCGCCGGCGGCGAACACCCTGCCGATCCGCAACGTGGTGGTGATCCTCATGGAAAGCTTCGCCGGTCGCTGGGTCGGCGCGCTGGGCAGCAAGGCCGGCATCACCCCCTACTTCGACAAACTGGCCCAGGAAGGCCTGCTGTTCGATCGCTTCTTCTCCAACGGCACCCACACCCACCAGGGCATGTTCGCCACCATGGCCTGCTTCCCCAACCTGCCGAGCTTCGAATACCTGATGCGTACCCCCGAGGGCGCGCACAAGTTCTCCGGCCTGCCGCAACTGCTCAGTGCCCGTGACTACAACGACCTGTACGTCTACAACGGCAATTTCCAGTGGGACAACCAGTCCGGCTTCTTCAGCAACCAGGGTATGACCCGCTTCATCGGCCGCGAAGACTTCGTCAACCCGGTGTTCATGGACAAGACCTGGGGCGTGTCCGACCAGGACATGTTCGACCGTGGCGCCGCCGAACTGGCGAAGATGCCCACCGACAAGCCCTTCTACGCGCTGCTGCAGACCCTTTCCAACCACACGCCCTACGCCCTGCCGGAAAACCTGCCGGTGGAGAAGGTCACCGGCCACGGCGCCCATGACGAGCACCTGACCGCCATGCGCTATGCCGACTGGGCCCTGGGCCGGTTCTTCGACAAGGCGCGCCAGGAGCCCTACTTCAAGGACACCCTGTTCGTGGTGGTGGGCGACCACGGTTTCGGCAGCGACAAACAGCTCACCGAGATGGACCTGTTCCGCTTCAACGTGCCGCTGCTGCTGGTCGGCCCCGGCGTGCAGGAGAAATTCGGCAGCCTGAGCCATAAGGTCGCCACCCAGATCGACATCGTGCCCACCATCATGGGCCGCCTGGGCGGCGACGTACGCCACCAGTGCTGGGGCCGCGACCTGCTCAACCTGCCGGCGGACGATCCGGGCATCGGCGTGATCAAACCATCGGGCAGCGACCAGACCGTGGCCATCGTCAGCAGCGACCGCATCCTGATCCAGCCTAAGGACTTCCCGGCGCGCCTGTACCAGTACCAGCTGGGCGCCGACGCCAAGGCCGAGCGCATCCCCGGCGACAGCGACCCGCGCCTGCAGAAGTACCTGGAAGCCTTCCTGCAGACCGCCACCGGCAGCCTGCTGAACAACACCGCCGGCGTCACCGACGCCAAGCAGAACCAGTGA